In the genome of Puntigrus tetrazona isolate hp1 chromosome 8, ASM1883169v1, whole genome shotgun sequence, the window ctTCGTACGAATGTGTACGACCTTACTGATACAGATTCATCGGATTTTTGCTAAATCGCACGCATTTTACGAGTTGCACAATTTGCGTGAATTTGCCCAAATGAGCGACACCTAACGCTCGCTCAAATCATAGGAGTGAGGTCATATGAATTCGTACGGATTAGCCGCTCTGTAAAATACGTACAGATTAGTCGTGAGATCTCTGCGATcgctgtttttttgtgtgcagtgTTAACGGACAGTATCTGAAACAAGGCAAGCTCGGAGCTGCGGTCCTTGGGAACCATTCGGCTAAAGAGGTTCGAATGATCACGTTTTTCTTCTTTCGAAtggaatagattttttttacaccttTTTATGTCTGCGCTCGTTTCAGTATAAGATCCTGCTGTATATGAGTCAACAGAAGCAGGTGACGGCCGCCAGGATCCACAGCAGCTTCGTTCTCACCGTGAGATCTTATTCACGTCACTCAAGTCAGGCAacgcttgttttgtttgttagttttttttctaactgTCTCTTTCACGTTTCAGGTCCAGCCCAGTAACTACTGCACGTTTTATGACGACCAGAGACAGAACTGGTCGCTGATGTTTGAATCTGAGAAAGCAGCCGCAGACTTTTGTAAAGAGGTTTGTGTTTTATGGGTTCTTCGTGATGTGGCGTTGCGTGAGGAGCTTCTTATGCAGCGGTAATGTTGTTTCAGGTTTGTCTCGCCAAAGTAAACTGCAGCAGCTTGCTAGACTCGGTCCTGATCCAGGATCTTGTTCTTGGTGAGGGTCAGTCTGTGGAGAACGGAGACTCTTTAGAAGTGGCCTACTCTGGATGGCTACTGCAAAACCACACCATTGGACAGGTAAGGATGTCTCGTCAGTTACCTCTTTTAAATGTGCACACTATTCAAAATTGACGGCGTGAATAAAAATGGCTTTGGTTCGTAAATAAGAGGTCTTTGTTATCCAAAATGCACCATGCGCTAAGCAAGTTGTTATGTATTTGCATACGTATGTTACGAGAATATGACTGAATTCTGATTCAAATTATGGAAACATGGTTACGATGAGAATTGTAGAAGAACAGGTTCAGTATCttgtgctcaccaagactgtatttatttaagaaaaaaagtaaaaacatgaatgctgtgaaatgttattacaatttaatataactgctgtattttattacattaaaatctaatttatttctgtgaaaagatgaattttaatcatcattactccagtcttcagtgtcacactatccttcagaaatcattccaatatgatgatttgctgctcgagaaacatttttttaattatttttttattatgaatgttaaaacatgttcattgtttttttcaggattctttgatgaatgcaagttcaaaagaacagcatttatttgcaatataattttttttttatattagtgctgtcaaacgattaattgcatccaaagttatgtatatacaaacacacacacacacacaagtaattttcaaaaaaaaaattatatttagatatttagcacatttataaaataaattatgaacataaatatagacatgatataccgtgtatttatatatccataataaatataaaccgaacacacacaaaacttttTGACAGAACTAAATATGTCAGTTCTCCTTAATTTAAAGTGtccttgcagaataaaagtaagaattgttattaaaaaagcttttgGACTGTAGTTTATGAGCACAATGTATGCAATAAACATAgatcagttattttatttgtagaaatctgataaatagttttatttcttgcTACCCAgccattaatttttttcttttatcttcttCTCCTCCAGATATTTGACTCCAATCTAAATAAAGACAAACTGCTGAGACTGAAGCTCGGGGCTGGTAAAGTCATCAAGGTGAGGAGGAAGTTGGCTGGGCTGCGTTACATGTGTCATTATCACTCACTttaaagctctctctctctctctgttcgcCTCTCAGGGCTGGGAGGAGGGGATGTTGAACATGCGTAAAGGCGGGAAACGGCTCATGGTGATTCCCCCCAGTCTCGCCTACGGGTCTCAGGGCGTTGCCAACCGCGTCCCACCGGACAGCACACTAGTGTTTGAAGCTGAGATTCGTCGGGTACGGCATTCTCGCGTTCAGAGCTTCCCTTTACTTCCTCGTGTGTGCTTTTACACCCTCACGGTTTATAGTGCTGAAGAACACCGTCCTGCCCTCTTCATCTGTACTCTGTCTTGATGCATGCTCAGGTTAAGTTTGCAAAGGACGTGAGTTGCAGAGATTCGGCGGCTCCGTCTCCCGCTCCCAGCGTGGAGAGTCTGACCCCCTCGGAGCCCAGCCAGCCCCTCAGCACTGCCCCACAGTCCAGCAAACCCAGGTGAGCCCCACAGACCTCCTGTGGCCTGACCGGAGATCATTGTTTGTATCAATAATATTTGATTTgaggtttgcttttttttttttttttttttttttttttttttttttaagcgagCCGCCTCTTCGAGCAAAATCTAACTCCCTCAGTGAACAGCTCAATGTAAGATTTGTCTCTTTTCAGTTTAaccacacatttatttttagcattgtcTTTTCTTAATGCAGATTTTGATTAAGATTAAATATATCTAGAGCTGTGGCTTAGTGGttagtatgtatgtatgtatgtatgtatttttaacatattgGTGTGTACAGTATATTAGGAACATAATGATTTTTGACCAgcattaaagattattttagTATATCTATTTTAGTAATATCTCTCAGTTTTggaaatatactgtattttttattattaattttgatattttctatttttacctGTGTTGTCTTTTAGCTTTAGACTTAAACTGTTTTTAAGTTGAGGGAAAGATGGCACAACTGTGTTCAGCGTTGagaataatcagaaatgttttttgagcagcaaatcagtatattagaatgatttctaaaggatcatgaaACACtgacgttttaaaatgttttttaaatagaaatcatgttaaattgtaaattttttaATAGTACTGTTTTGAATAGACCTTTATTATAGGCGAGaattttaatatcaatgttgcagtatgataaaaatgtatgtgttttctgACGTATTTTGCAATGTGTTCAGAATCCTGATGCCACTAAAGCTAAACTGATTTCACGCATGGCCAAAATGGGCCAGCCCATGCTGCCCTTCATCACCGGCCCGGCCTCATCCCCCTCACAGCCAGACTCCAGTGACTCCGAACTTGAGGCAAGCTTTACTTGAACTTCATTACAGTGGTTTTACTTTCTTATAACCAGACATAGCACTAAATTTGCAACTGCATCTTTGTCCTTCACACCAAGCGCGATAACTATCCCAACGCATGCACAACGTCTGTTTAGTCTAAGCTCAAGCGCGTCTGCCGCTTTAAATTAAGCGTGTGATAGCAGGaccgattctgattggttgtcaaTGTTTCTCCCGTTCGTCAGCTGGAACAAATCcttctgaaaatgattccaaCGATATGATTTCTCTGTGCCTCGATCGTTATAGTTGTGGctattctttaacatttttataactgtATTGTTATCGTGCTCTGCGTGAGCGGGGCTTAAATGAGAAGGATGATCCTCATGTGCTCTGTTATTGCTGCAGGACCCGAGTGTGTCCAGACTCAAGGAGCGTAGCAGTGCACCTTCACCACAGCCTGTGCACATCTCCTCCGGCCCGCCACCTTCAGCGCACGGTAGCACCCACATCCAGTCATAATCTGATCACATAGTGTAAAAATAATGCGCTTTATTAGAAGATACAATCATTCTTTGCAATGAAATTTGTCATAACACATGTGCTCAGCTGTATACTGTTATAtagttcattttagttttaagatatttatttgcTCTCTCTTCGTTCCAGCTTCAGCCCTTCTGCCAGTTACAATGGCGACAGCCAATCCACAGCCCATGATGCCGGGAGCAGTGCACGCCTTTCAGGTGGCTAACTCGCCAATGCTGTGTTATTATCATTACTCCTGCCTTTAGTTGGGGGTCTGATGTCGGTTGCTCCAGCTGTGTGTAACTTAGCTTAAGTGCAAccttaaagggatggttcaaaATGAAGGTTTagtgtttatctgcttacctcCAGGGCAtccaacaacacaaacacaaactgagttttaactcaaaccgttgcagtctgtcatataatggaagtcaatgggcacCCAGGCttacagagtaaaaaaaaaaatacacagatgaAACCAAATTAAACCTTACGGCTCGTTTACGATACACTGAGGTGTTAAGACATGAAACGACTGATCTGtccaaaaaaaactgtatttatattgggttgtttttttgttttttttttaccaattatAAACCACAATCTCCAACTGTCCTGAACTCATTCACAACCCCCCTCCGCATGACAGAgtttattcattacaaaataaactgtaaactAGTAGTTCATTAACCTCCGGTGTGGAATTTATTATACCAACTTAAGAACTTACAAACAGCTGGTGCGACCCTATCCTGTACAAACCCTTAACACCAAGTATAAAACTGATGTCCTGTTTGCAGCCCGTAAGCCAGATGTACCCCACACAGACTGTGCCTTACCAAGGTAAAGATCACTACCAAATCTGAACTACCTACAAAATATTGACTTGAatattgcattctttttttagttctttcaaacaattaattgcatccgaaataagtttttgtttacaaaacacatgttatgcatatataaatacacacacacatgcatgtatacgtTTAAGGAAAATAggttgtttatattttaaatatatttaaaatataattatatattttataataattatttgatttttttatatatatatatatatatatatatatatatatatatatatatatatatatatatatatatatatatatatacacagtgtgtttgtatttggatgtgattattcatgtttaatcatttgacagcactgatttaTTAGTAGTTTGTCAGCTGCAGATGTCATTGGTTTAAGGTTGGGGTTGCAAATGATTGTCTGTCTCTTTAAGGAACTAGTGACGTCACTTCCTTCCTGATGACAGAGGCTCGGCAACACAACACTGAAATCCGATTGGCTGTCGGTAAAGTGGCAGATAAACTGGACGGCTTGTCTTCGAAGGTTGGTATATTATAAGTGAATATATCTAAGTAGCTACTACTTTTACGTGCTTGATCTTCTCTCTACTTTTTCAGATTGATGACCTACAAAGGCAAGGCAGCGTTTCGATGGGCTTGTCCAACGTATCCATGGAAACGGCAATGATCATGCACAACATTCAGAGGATCATACAGGTAAGTGACCGAACGGTCAGTCATCCGTGTTGGTCAGCGCTTGCAGAGTTTGTGAGGGAGCTACAGAATCAATCAGAATCAAACGCTTAACGCTGAAATATTGTGTCGACCTGCATGTCATGTGACTTCGTTCGTTCAGGAGAATGAATGTCTGAAGAAGGAGGTTTTTGAGAAGAGTTCCCGCATCGAGGAGCAGAACCGCAAGATCGGAGAGCTCATCAATCAGAACCAGAGGTCGAGATTCAGTTCAGCTCTCTGTATTTGACTTGTACTTTTTAGTATAGGTTGggattttctgtcttttatccCCGTCCCTCCCTGACCTGTCCTGACTGCCGTGTCTAAAGAGATGTGActcgagtgtgtttgtgtaggtaTGTGGAGCAGAGTAATCTGCTGATGGAGCAGAGAAATGACTCTCTGAAGAACAGCAGTGAACAGAATCAGGCCAGAATACTGCAGGCAGAGCAAGACAAGGTAACTCTGTTTAACATTACAGTTtctccgtcacacacacacacagttcataGTTATCAGTCACGTGACCTGGAGAAACTCACTTTTTAGTAAATTTCACCTTTTAATAGTGTGACGTCTCGTGAAGACTATCATTAACACCAGAACAGTTTCAAAAGTTGGTGAGCTGCTATGCTTTATACTTCCTGCCTGGGCTGATAACTACATCAGGCGCCTGATCTGAAGTGAGAGCTTCACGTGGCGTACAGTTAGTGCTCCTCAGGTGAAGCGCACTGGAGACTTTTTCAGTAGAGTTTGATGTTAGCTTGTTGTAAATATAATAGAGTGACACTTAAAAACTCAAAAGATTTGCAGCTGGGTTTTCTATAAGTTGTCTATAGTTTTTAAGAAGTGGGGAAGCAATATAGTGGACAGACTATGTATGTATTTGACTTTCacatcatcatatatatatatatatatatatatatatatatatatatatatatatatatatatatatatatatatatatgtatgatgtgtgtaataatgaatatagcATATATTGGGTCaataatattcttaataaaacaataatattcttAATAATGCCTGATTTTGACAGTAGATTAGATTTAGATTGGTTAcataatatgtttgtatatactgtgtatatttattatgattatataaatacacacccatgcatgtatatattaaatatattacatgtatattttaaatatatctaccgtaaattctggactataagccgctacttttttcataggttttgaaccatgcggctcatacaaaggtgcggctattctgcagatttttccccaccgctaggggcgctctaaccggaattagaatcaaaactaagacgaaataaatgcaaagaagaatacgctagttcctctttagcagatacaagtcggtagaagcggatagaaggacgacaaatgaccaatcctgtcaaactctatcttttcaaatcctcaccccttcatcatggaacccacacgaagaagttcgtatgatgcaagttttaagttgaaTGCCATCGATCTCGTTACACAAGAAGAAAACCGCGCTGCCGCCCGGAAGCTTAGCGTCAATGAGTCTGTGGtgagacgctggaggaggccgcgggaagagcaaaactttttaaatagagaggatgcggcttatatgcaggtgcggcttgtttatttttttattttttttaaaaaatagagcggatgcggtttatatgcaggtgcgctttatagtccagaatttacggtatctatctatctatctatctatctatctatatatatatatatatatatatatatatatatatatatatatatatatatatatatatatatatatataaatgattaaatgattacaaaatgtatactgcatgtgtttgtctttatatatacataataaatacaaaaaaacataatatacggtatacacacgtatattattcacacaaaaacttttattttggacgcgATTAATTgggatcgtgtgtgtgtgtgtgtgtgtgtgagtatgtgtatgttaatatatatgaagtatatttatatatagtataaattgtttaaatttatatatatatatatatatatatatatatatatatatatatatatatatatatatatatatatatcatatacataataaatatacacagtacacacacaaattttttttgtttaaaaatgttatatataatttaacatctAACACGTAGACTACATAATACTAATTTATTGTCAGTGGTCAAGCTATGATTTCAGCAGTGCAAAATTATGATAACCAGTTTGATAACCAATTTCTCTCTTACTGTCACTAACAGTAATTCTATAAGTACATGATTATTGGTGGGTGTACACTGCAATACAACCAAAATATCACATTAATTTATGAGAAAAGCTGCAGCAAATTCAGTCACTTTAGGCTGCAAAAATCAGCTAATGTGCAAAAAGAATCTGACAAAAAAGCATTCAGTATAGGTTCAGTAATAggtttttagatttaataatttttaaagacttttctGTGAAATATACACGTGATTCTGCCTTAGTTCTTGACCTAAACAAGGTTCAACCATTTGCAAAAGCCATCATGCTCTCTAAAAGAGAGACTTTTGAGAGAATTTAGTTTTTACCACAAAAGCTTTACACACTCATTTTAACATCTGGTGTTCAAAACTATTAAGCGTCTCTActgttaacactttatttcctGCTAAGCCGTGTatctctgctctgattggttaatTAACGCTGCTCTGATCGGCTGAGAGCCTTTAGTGGTGACTGCTCtcttttcccagcatgcactgccaCAGGAATTGAGTTGGGATCAGGTGAGCAAAAGCGCTGTCCCGCCTCACCCGTTTCTTCATAGTCTTCACTCATCATTTCTTTCAGTGAAGCGTTTCccatttctctttctgttttcacaCTTTGTTTTAACAGGCACCGCTCACTAACCAATCAGCATTCAGCTCTCAGCAGAGATAGATCATTCTAACACCATATTTGACGTATCTTCTTGTCACcggttttgtttccttgttttCCATTGCAGTCCCATCTTCATTTGTTCAGAGTAGCTGTGCTGTACAGTGGGTTAGGGTTTAACGTGGTCTCTCTGTATGTCTGGAAGGCACGCTTGACGGAGGAGTTGGCCTCGTCCACGGCCCGTGTGTCGGAGCTGCAGCTGGAGTTGAGCTCTCAGCAGCAGAAGGCCGCGGCGCTGCAGACCAAACTCAGCTCGGCTCTGCAGGACGCTCAGCAGCGCAGCACACACGTCACTACACTGGAGGCGCAGACACTGGGTGAGAGGAACACAGACACCCTGCACTCCAGATCTACATTAAACAGTggatttcagtttcatttaataaacacaaatcttttaccttttttactctgttttaacttctttttttacatttcatattctTAATGATtcttattattgtattattatattttaacctttattaaaaaaaaaaagtacaattaaaaaaagaataataaaaacaattatataaaataataataataaaaaaatatatatatatatatgtatgtatgtatatatatatatatatatacacatgtgtgtaaatgtatatatgtgtgtgtgtgtatatatgtatataaatgtatatatgtgtgtgtgtgtatatatatgtgtatgtatgtgtgtatatatatatgtatatatgtatatgtgtgtgtgtatgtatatatatatatatatatatatatatatgtatgtatatatatatatatatatatatatatgtgtgtgtatatatatatatatatatatatgtatgtatgtatatatatatatatatatatatatatgtatatgtatatatatatatatatatgtatatatatatatatatatgtatatatatatgtgtgtgtatatatatatgtatatatatatatatatgtatatatatatatgtatatatatatatatatgtatatatatatatatatgtatatatatatatgtatgtatgtatatatatatatatatgtatgtatatatatatatgtatgtatgtatatatatatatatatactgtatgtatatatatatgtatatatatatatatatgtatgtatatatatatatatatatatatgtatatatgtatatatatatatgtatatatatatatatgtatgtatatgtatgtatgtatatatatatgtatgtatatatatatatgtatgtatatatgtatgtatatatatatatatgtatgtatgtatatatatgtatgtgtgtatatatatatatatatatatatgtgtgtgtgtgtatatatatatatatatgtatatatatatatatatatatatatatgtgtatatatatatatatatatatatatatatacatatgtatgtgtgtatatatgtatatatgtatatatatatgtatatatatgtatgtgtatatatatatatgtgtatatatgtatgtgtgtatatgtatatgtgtgtatatgtatatatatatatgtgtgtatatgtatatgtatgtgtgtgtatatatatatatatgtatgtgtgtgtatatatatatatatatatatatatgtatgtatatatatatgtgtatatatatatatatatatatgtatgtgtatatatatatgtgtatatatatatatatatatgtatatgtgtatatatgtatatgtatgtgtgtatatatatatatatatgtgtatatatgtgtatatatgtgtatatgtgtatatatgtgtatatgtatatatatatatatatatatatatatatgtgtatatatgtatatatgtgtatatgtgtgtatatatatatatatatatatatatatatatatatatatatgtatgtgtgtgtatatatatatatatatatatatatatgtatgtgtgtgtgtgtatatatatatatatatatatatatatatatatatatatatatatatatatgtatgtgtgtgtgtatatatatatatatatatgtatgtatgtgtgtatatatatatatatatatatgtatgtgtgtgtatatatatatatatgtatgtatgtgtgtatatatatatatatgtatgtatatatatatgtatgtgtatatatatatgtatgtgtgtgtatatatatatatgtatacatgtgtgtatatatatatatatatatatatgtatgtgtatatatatatacatgtgtatatatatatatatatatatatatatgtatatatatatgtatgtgtgtgtatatatatatatatatgtatgtgtgtgtatatatatatatatatatatatatgtatgtgtatatatatgtatgtatatatatatgtatgtgtgtgtatatatatatatgtatgtgtgtgtatatatatatatatatgtatgtgtgtgtgtatatatatgtatgtgtgtgtatatatatatatgtatgtgtgtgtatatatatatatatatatatatgtgtatatatatatatgtatgtgtgtgtgtatatatatatatatatatatgtatgtgtatatatatatgtatgtgtatatatatatatatatatgtatgtgtgtatatatatatatatgtatgtgtgtgtgtatatatatatatatatgtatatatatatatatatatatatatatatatatatatatgtatgtatatatatatatatatatatatgtatgtatgtgtgtatatatatatatatatatatatgtgtgtatatatatatatatatatatatatatatgtatgtatgtatgtgtatatatatatatatatatatatatatatatatatatgtatgtgtgtgtgtatatatatatatatatatgtgtgtatgtgtatatatatatatatatatatatatgtgtgtatatatatatatatatatatatatatatatatatatatgtatatgtgtatgtatgtgtatatatatatatatatatatatgtatgtgtgtgtgtatatatatatatatatatatatatatatatatatatatatatatatatgtgtgtgtatatatatatatatatatatatatgtgtgtgtgtgtatatatatatatatatatatatatgtgtgtatatatatatatatatatatatatatatgtatgtgtatatatatatatatatatatatatgtgtatatatatatatgtatgtgtgtatatatatatatatatatatatgtgtatatatatatatatatatatgtatatatatatatatatatatgtgtatatatatatatatatatgtgtgtatatatatatatatatatgtgtgtgtgtatatatatatatatatatatgtgtgtgtatatatatatatatgtatatatatatatatatatatgtatgtgtatatatatatgtatatatgtgtgtatatatatatatatgtatatatatatatatgtatatatatatatatatatatatatatatatatatatatatatagtatatatatatatatgtatgtgtgtatatatatatatatatatgtgtgtgtatatatatatatatgtatgtgtatatatatatatatatatgtatgtgtgtgtatatatatatatatatatatatatatatatatatatatgtgtgtgtatgtatatatatgtgtatatgtatatatatgtatatgtatgtgtgtatatatatatgtatatatatatgtatgtgtagtatatatatatatatatatatatatatatatatatatgtgtgtgtatatgtatatgtgtgtatatatatatatatgtatatgtatgtgtgtatatatatatgtatatatatatgtatagatgtgtatatatatatatatacatatatatatgtatgtgtatatatatatatacatatatatatatatatatatatatgtgtgtgtgtatatatatatatatatatatatatatatgtgtgtgtgtgtgtgtgtgtgtgtgtgtgtgtgtgtgtatgtatatatatatatatatatatgtatacagtgtgtgtatatatatatatatatgtatgtgtatatatatatgtatgtgtgtatatatatatatatatgtatatatatatatatatatatatatatatatatgtatatatatatatatatatgtatgtgtgtatatgtatatatatatatatatatatatatatatatatatatatatatatgtatatgtgtatatatatatatgtgtgtgtgtatatatatatgatatatgtgtatatatatatatgtatgtgtgtgtata includes:
- the fkbp15b gene encoding FK506-binding protein 15 isoform X3, with product MFAADDEDGDFLSPSGGAKLASLFGLDQAASQGNESFQYTAPKQPRKNPASAGPSAQKGAPPPNSPAVLFATAVHSYRYVNGQYLKQGKLGAAVLGNHSAKEYKILLYMSQQKQVTAARIHSSFVLTVQPSNYCTFYDDQRQNWSLMFESEKAAADFCKEVCLAKVNCSSLLDSVLIQDLVLGEGQSVENGDSLEVAYSGWLLQNHTIGQIFDSNLNKDKLLRLKLGAGKVIKGWEEGMLNMRKGGKRLMVIPPSLAYGSQGVANRVPPDSTLVFEAEIRRVKFAKDVSCRDSAAPSPAPSVESLTPSEPSQPLSTAPQSSKPSEPPLRAKSNSLSEQLNNPDATKAKLISRMAKMGQPMLPFITGPASSPSQPDSSDSELEDPSVSRLKERSSAPSPQPVHISSGPPPSAHASALLPVTMATANPQPMMPGAVHAFQPVSQMYPTQTVPYQGTSDVTSFLMTEARQHNTEIRLAVGKVADKLDGLSSKIDDLQRQGSVSMGLSNVSMETAMIMHNIQRIIQENECLKKEVFEKSSRIEEQNRKIGELINQNQRYVEQSNLLMEQRNDSLKNSSEQNQARILQAEQDKHALPQELSWDQARLTEELASSTARVSELQLELSSQQQKAAALQTKLSSALQDAQQRSTHVTTLEAQTLELKETADRAQGQYKVEKQKRKELEHKLNNTEEELQDIKTEKDSLERTLSERKRKWQLERQRCDEELEEVRRAGQQELDNLRSQLRKARTSTDQAAAEQLSQLQADLEQEWRLKCDQALAAAREQQRRDTIELTEHRDALQSKLTQLQDKFNTLKQCRESEEQSLLQQQDQTEELQALREKCSALERRAALLEQQGETQVSELERRLTEQQQQTDTAEEVKRVMNGVFQSLRGEFDLNETYTGSAVLRVLVSTIKNVTLQLLTKKERSSSEHSEKEEEEEENEEERREVHINGQRERDSAGQDEGAPQQVERKDVSTAEEKKEETEELEREEDRSEQEVAEEKSDEKVVEEKEVEVTEPSVQEISECGAETKHEEETESDFTSKQEVTAEPPEDVSPTREVKVMDDGVSGPLDEAESTHMTIGGPPRNPPPPPPALQDESGDTSAPLSRA